From the Carya illinoinensis cultivar Pawnee chromosome 4, C.illinoinensisPawnee_v1, whole genome shotgun sequence genome, one window contains:
- the LOC122306207 gene encoding uncharacterized protein LOC122306207, with the protein MDHHIRADGESYGGDQPSTSNPPVNSNFEDLVADARRPLYPSGTKFSKLSFIVKLLHIKSIGGWTVKSFDMVLKLLQEAFPDALFPDSYNDARRLERGLGFSYEKIHVCPNDCTSFWKENASYNDCPKCGASRWEQSTIQGRRIPQKVLRHFPLKLRLQRLYMSKKTAQDMRWHVDGHIDDPTCMRHLSDSKAWKDFDKKHMPFSTDPRNVRLGLASDGFNPFNNMSRPYSIWPVLLVPYNLPPWLCMKEPYTMLSLLIPGPKSPGNDIDVFLRRLLDELKELWEEGIRTYDAYSKQHFMLHATLLWTINDFPAYANLSGWSTKGKMACPHCMTDTNSQWLVYGRKHCYLGHRRWLAPDHSLRHNLDVMHIEKNICDNVVGTLLNIEGKTKDSANARKDLANLGIRKELHLQQNGESITMGLGCYMLNLNERRAFCEWLSKVKFPDGFASNIARCVNVREGKISGMKSHDCHVFMQALLPVVIGGFLRADVRQALLELSWFFKELCSRTLNLPVLHRLHANIPLILCKLEMIFPPAFSDIMVHLSIHLSEEALFAGPVQYRWMYPFERYLGKFKRYVRNRARPEGSIAEAYVHLECLTFCSMYLHDIETKFNREERNSDVLNSSAEEGNRASLSVFSQKVRPLGTGHSHKLADILMVKARWEHYNKMKEENPDNIDRRHQSQFPSWFRARIRELRAVRPTEVSDDIYALACGPDPWVASYARCIMNGVRFHTMEHERHRRTQNSGVAVHGEHRGSTVDFYGVLHDIIEIRYMGWRKVYLFQCSWYDVGDPRRGIWVRDHLTLVNTARQWYKDEPFALACQASQVFYLSDPILGGSWQVVHKVISRNVYNLRAMTPVEDALDDGESSWDDLGDDDRNNLDNYPPTLDVDEAMPDPLNQLGDDEMGMEDISDDDNSENESSHPLTREDDD; encoded by the exons ATGGATCATCATATCAGAGCTGACGGTGAATCTTATGGTGGCGATCAACCCTCCACCTCTAATCCTCCTGTGAACTCTAATTTCGAGGACTTGGTAGCTGATGCACGACGTCCACTTTATCCTTCAGGTACTAAGTTCTCAAAGCTATCATTCATCGTTAAGCTGCTTCACATCAAGAGCATAGGTGGGTGGACCGTGAAATCTTTTGATATGGTCCTAAAGCTCTTGCAAGAGGCATTTCCTGATGCTCTATTCCCTGATTCATATAATGATGCCCGTCGCTTGGAGCGGGGATTAGGCTTTAGTTACGAAAAGATTCATGTCTGCCCAAATGATTGTACCtctttttggaaggaaaatgcatcgTACAATGATTGCCCTAAATGTGGAGCATCTAGGTGGGAGCAGAGCACAATTCAGGGCCGAAGGATACCACAAAAAGTACTCCGACATTTTCCCCTTAAGCTGCGCTTGCAGAGGCTATATATGTCAAAGAAGACAGCCCAAGACATGAGATGGCATGTAGATGGACATATTGATGATCCGACGTGCATGCGACACCTATCAGATTCGAAGGCTTGGAAGGACTTTGATAAGAAACATATGCCATTTTCCACAGATCCTCGCAATGTTAGACTTGGTTTGGCCAGTGATGGGTTTAACCCATTCAACAACATGAGTAGACcgtatagcatttggccagtacTGCTTGTGCCGTACAACTTGCCCCCCTGGCTATGCATGAAAGAACCATACACTATGCTCTCGTTGCTAATACCTGGCCCTAAGTCACCAGGTAATGATATTGATGTCTTTCTGCGTCGTCTACTCGATGAGTTGAAGGAGTTATGGGAAGAGGGTATTCGTACGTATGATGCATACAGCAAACAACACTTTATGTTGCATGCAACGCTACtctggacaatcaatgacttccCCGCATATGCCAATCTTTCTGGGTGGAGTACAAAGGGCAAGATGGCATGCCCCCATTGCATGActgacacaaattcacaatggtTGGTATATGGCCGCAAGCATTGCTATTTGGGTCATCGACGATGGTTGGCCCCAGATCACA GTTTGAGACATAATCTGGACGTCATGCATATAGAGAAAAACATATGCGATAACGTTGTTGGAACATTGTTGAATATTGAAGGTAAAACTAAGGACTCTGCCAATGCACGTAAAGATTTGGCCAATCTTGGAATAAGGAAAGAATTGCATTTACAACAAAATGGTGAGTCTATAACCATGGGTCTTGGATGCTAcatgttaaatttaaatgagCGAAGGGCTTTTTGTGAGTGGTTGTCAAAAGTTAAATTCCCTGATGGGTTCGCATCGAATATTGCCCGGTGTGTCAATGTTCGTGAGGGAAAGATCAGTGGAATGAAGAGCCATGATTGTCACGTATTTATGCAAGCACTGTTGCCGGTTGTTATTGGTGGGTTCTTACGGGCCGACGTGCGTCAAGCCTTACTAGAGTTGTCTTGGTTCTTCAAGGAATTATGTTCCCGAACTTTGAACTTACCAGTGTTGCATCGTCTTCATGCTAATATTCCCTTGATTCTCTgcaaattagaaatgatattccctccaGCTTTTTCTGATATCATGGTGCACCTCTCTATTCACTTGTCAGAGGAGGCTCTATTTGCAGGACCCGTGCAAtacagatggatgtatccttttgagaggtacttaggaaagttcaagcGGTACGTCCGCAACAGAGCCCGTCCTGAAGGCTCAATTGCTGAGGCATATGTGCATCTCGAGTGCCTTACATTCTGCTCTATGTACCTCCATGATATAGAAACTAAGTTTAATAGAGAGGAACGCAATAGTGATGTACTTAACAGTTCTGCTGAGGAGGGGAATAGGGCAAGTTTATCGGTTTTCTCACAGAAAGTTAGACCATTGGGGACAGGGCACTCCCACAAATTAGCCGACATACTAATGGTCAAGGCCCGATG GGAGCACTATaacaagatgaaagaagagAACCCTGATAACATCGATCGTAGGCACCAGAGTCAATTTCCATCGTGGTTCAGGGCACGG ATTCGAGAGCTACGTGCAGTTAGGCCAACAGAGGTATCCGACGACATATATGCATTAGCATGTGGTCCAGATCCATGGGTCGCATCTTATGCTAGATGCATAATGAATGGTGTTCGATTCCATACAATGGAGCATGAAAGGCATCGCCGCACTCAAAACAGCGGGGTTGCAGTGCATGGCGAGCATCGGGGATCCACCGTTGACTTCTACGGAGTGTTGCATGATATTATAGAAAtacgctacatgggttggcgtaagGTTTATCTATTTCAATGCAGTTGGTATGATGTTGGCGACCCGAGAAGGGGGATATGGGTTAGGGACCACTTAACGTTGGTGAATACTGCTAGGCAgtggtataaagatgagccgTTTGCCCTTGCGTGCCAAGCAAGTCAAGTATTTTATTTGTCCGATCCAATTTTGGGTGGAAGTTGGCAGGTCGTCCATAAGGTAATAAGTAGAAATGTTTACAACCTTCGCGCAATGACGCCTGTTGAGGATGCGCTTGATGATGGTGAGTCATCATGGGATGACTTAGGCGATGACGATCGTAATAATCTAGACAACTATCCCCCTACTCTTGATGTTGATGAAGCCATGCCCGATCCATTGAACCAACTCG GTGACGATGAAATGGGAATGGAGGACATAAGTGACGATGACAACTCGGAGAACGAGTCCAGCCATCCTCTGACTAGGGAGGATGATGATTAG